ACTGGAAGTTGCCGGCCGTCAGGGCGGAGGTCTTGACGCCCAGGAGCGTCAGGGTCTGGCCGCCGCCGAGGTCGATCTCGACATTGTCGCCCTTCTGGGTCATGGCGTCCTTGACGTCGTCGAAGCCGTCGAGCTTGAGGCCCTTCAGCTCGATGGTGTCGCCGCCGGAGGCCGGCTTGAAGTCGCCGATGGTGTCGCTGCCGTGGCCCTTCTCGAACACGAAGGAGTCGCGGCCGGCACCGCCGAACAGCAGGTCGTCGCCGCCCTTGCCGTTGATGACGTCGTCGCCGTCGCCGCCCTTGACGATGTTGTCCAGGCCGTTGCCGGTCAGCGAAGCGTCGCCGGAGCCGGTGAAGGTCAGGTTCTCCACGTGGGCGGGGAGCTTGAAGTCGGGGGCGCTGCTCAGGACGGTGTCGATGCCGCCGTTGCCCTTCTCGACGACCTTGTCCTTCGCGGTGTCGACCACGTAGGTGTCGTCGCCGTCGCCGCCGATCATCTTGTCGGCGCCGGCCTTGCCGTCGATCCTGTCGTCGCCCTTGGTGCCCTTCAGCGTGTTGGCGTCCTTGGTCCCGGCGATGGTCTTGCTCGGCTCGGCGCTCTCCGCCCAGGCGCCGGTGTCCTCGGGCGCGGGGGCGACGGCACTGTCCGTCTTGGAACCGGACTCCGACTTGACGCCGGCGCCGGCCGCCGGCTTGGTGCCGCCGACCTTGTTGCCCGAGACGACGAAGCCCGAGGACTGGCCGCCGTCCGGCTTGAAGAAGTTCGAGCTGGCGACGCTGTTGTCGATCACCTTGTTGTTGAAGGAGTTATATGTGAAGTGCCCCTTCTGAGTGTGCGCCGACGAGCCGACCGGGTCGTTGAACGAGTTGTGCTCCACCAGGTTGTTGTTGGCGCCGGTGAAGTGCAGGCTCTTGCCGTCGATCTTGGCGGTCACGACGTTGTGGTGGACGTGGACGTTCTTGGCCTCGAAGCCTTTCCACTCGTCCGGGAACTCGCGGTTGAAGCGCGAGCTGCCGACGCCGCCGACCTTGATGCCGATCGCGGTGTCGATGTCGAACAGGTTGTTGGCGACCTCCACGTCCCGCGAGCCGGCCTTCAGCGTGATCCCGGTGTACTTCGCCTCGCCCTTGATGGTGTTGTTGGCATAGACGACGTTCTTGACCGAGACGTTGTCGATGGCTTCCTGGCGCCACTTGCCGTCGATCGTGTTGTTCGTCACCAGCACGTTGTTGGCGCCCTGGAACAGCTTGAAGCCGTCCTGGCCCTTGCCGGTGATGGTGTTGCCGTCGATCAGCAGGTTGTGGGGCGGGTTCTTCCACGGACCCCAGATCTTGAAGCCGCCGATGTCGCCGCCGTTGGTGTTGGAGACGACGTGGAAGTCCTTGATCGCGACGTTGCTGATGCCGTTCGCGGTGACCGTGGCGTTGCCCGATCCGCCGACGATCTTGGCGGCACCCTTGCCGTCGGCCGATTCAAGGACGATCGGCTTGTTCTCGGTCCCGTGCAGGCCGCTCAGCTTGATGTTCTCGTTGTAGGTTCCGGCCTTGACCTTGATCATGGTGCCGGGATCGGCCTTGTTGATCGCGGCCTGGATGGTCTTGAGCGGAGAGCCTTCGGAACCATTGCCGGAGTTGTTGCCTTTGTTAGAAACCCAAATGACTTTGGAAGGGTTGAATCCAGAAAAAATATCGGCGACTTTGCGGGCTGTGGGCATCTTGGATTCTCTTTACCTGTGTAGGGTGAGTTGGCGCAGTTTCGGCTGCATTACTTGAGACTTTTGCAGTCAATCCTTAATCCATCTTTACCCCGGCTGTGATAAAAAACGGTTTTGCGCTCTTTGGTAAGTGCTGTCCTCAGTGAAGAGCGCGAGGATAGCCCTCCGTTTCATCCAGTGGTCTGGATACGGGTCGGGAGTTCGGCGGCATGCCTCCATATCGGGCGCGGCATCGGTGGATTTTCGCGCCGATCGGAGAGGTTTGTCCGGTGGGGTTTTCGGGCCGGGTTCGCGACGGGGGCGCGGACCGTTGATGACCATCGATCCGATGATCGGCACTGGAAATCAATCGACCTGGAACAAGGCTAGAATAAAGCCATGATGACCTCACCTTCGTTGAATTCGCGCAGGACCAACGTCTGCGCACGGCGTTTCGCAGAATTTCACATGCCTCCGCAGTGTATTACTGGGAAGCCTTCGCTGAACTCATGACAGTAGGGGTGTTTTCTTGTCGGCGAGTTAACTTGACCGCAAATTACAGGCATTTTGCCCTGACGCCTGCGCAAAAAACCCGTTTGGAAATCCGACAAAAGTGAGACTTGCGATATGGCAGAGTTGAGATTTCGATGGGCTGGACGGGATGTTTCCGGTATTTTTTTGGTATTCTGTCGGCCGGCCGCAGTTTACCTCTTGAAACGACCGAAACGGGCTGCAACTGTTCCCGGTCTCGAACGATACTGCGATTACATCGCCCGCTCCGGTCCTCGCAGCTGTGTTGCGCCATGGGCGCAACCTCGATGCAGGGCGGAGGCTATGCGGGCCGACGGTCGTAGCGCCCATGGCGCAACGCGTCGGATCGGCCGTCTCGGGCGGCTCGACCTGATCGGGTACGACTCTACCGGCACTGGGGCTGATCGGCGGTGCTCCGGTGGTCCAGCCAGCGCGACCGGTAGGCGTGCAGTCCAGGCATCTCCAACGCCGGCGGCTTCTCCAGGGAAACAGGGACAGGGGCGGTCCGGCTGACATGGTCCGCGAGCAGCGCCGCACCAGCCGCGGTTCCCCGCGCGTCGGTATTGAGCAGCGTCTGGCCATGCGGGTGGCGCGAGCGGCGCAGGCACGACACCAGGCCGGAATAGAGCGGATCGTGCGCCAGCGCACCGTCGAGCACCGCCAGTCCGTCGCTGCCCAGGGCATCCAGGCACCCGTCGGTCAGGAGGGCGGCGCGGATCACCTCCAGGGCGCACCGTTCCGCGGGCGTCCCGCCGGCCCCGGGGGAGGGCAGGATGCCGGCCTCGATCAGGCGGTTGGCCACACGGGTGTCGGCGGCCCGCGGGACTTCGCGCCAAGCCGGGACCGGCGCCCCGGCCAGCGGCCGGCCTTCCACGTCGGCACCCCAGGCCGGCCCGCGTCTGCCGTCCCGGTCGGCGGCGGGATCGTCGGCAAGCCCCAGGATCTCCCCGCCCGCGGAGACCACGGCGATCCCGGCGTGGCCGGCCGCCTGGTAGCGGTAGAAATTGGCGCTGGCGCGGTGCAGCCCCGGCAGCACGTCCAGGTCGGCCGGCAGCCCGAGGCGCTGGGCCAGTTCGGGCCGCAGGCGCCCGGCCGGCGCCCAGGCGGGCGCCATGGGCGGGATCAGCCGGTCCCACGCCTGCGCCCGGGCGACGGCGGTGAATCGCCGCTCCCGCACGTTCCACAGGTTCGACTGCGCGCCGAGGACAGTGACTTCGGAGACGGCGGCCCCGCTCAGCCGCCACGCCCAATATTGCGGCAGGCCGAGGAACCAGCGCGCCCGGCCGAAGGCCTCCGGGAACTCGTGCTCCAGCCACAGCAGCTGGCCGGCGAAGGGAATCGTCTCCGGCAGGGCCGGATCTTCCCGAAGGCCGGCCATGCCGGCGTAGGCACGCCCGACCTCGGCGGGGAGCGGCTGGCCGGGATCGATCATCGGGGCGGCGGGACCGTCCTCGGTCACCAGCACCCCGCCGGCGCCGCAGGCGACGAAGGCCCCGAGCGCGTGGCGGGCCGCCGCGTCGCGCAGGCCGTCCAGCAGCCACGACTCCAGCCCGGCCAGGTCGTAATGCCGGTAGGGCGGGCCGTCCTGGGCCGGGTTGGGGGCGGAGACCGTCTCCAGGATGATGCCGCGGCGGGTCGCGACACTCAGCCTCACGTCGGCCGGTCCGACCTCGAAGACGGCGATGCACGCGCTGCTCTCGTTCCTCACGCCCTGGATCCCCTTTCGACAGCCCGTCCCGGCCGGCGGGACCGGCCCCGGCGGGAATCGGGCCCTCGGGTGCGCGCCCGCGTTATACCCCTATATAAAGATCAAATATTGCTCGTTCCTTGATGAATTCGTGCCTTCACGGCGCGGCGTGGCGCGGGCGGGCGATGTCGTTGATGCCGTCCAGGTCGGGCGCCTGCCCGTAGCTCATGCGCCGCATCTGCTCGATCACGCGCTCCATCTCCTCGTCCGGCAGCACCGGCGGGTCGCCCAGCGTCAGGGCATGGACATACATGCGCGACAGGGTCTCGACCTCGTTGGCCAGCCACAGGGCGGACTCCAGCGTCTTGCCCAGCGAGATCTGGCCGTGCTGGCCGAGCAAGCAGGCGAGCCGGCCTTCCAGCGCCTCGAGCGCGTAGTCGGAAAGCTGCTGGGTGCCGAAGGTCGCGTATTTCGCGCACCGGATCGTGGTGCCGCCGGCGACGCCGGTCATGTAGTGGAAGCTGGGGATCGTCCTGTGGTGGCAGGCCAGCGTCGTGGCAAAGATGGAGTGGCAGTGCAGGACCACGTCGATGTCGGTGCGCTGGCGCAGGATGTCGCGGTGGAAGCGCCATTCCGACGACGGCCTGCGGCCCACATAGGTGCCGTCGAACGCCATCTCGACCAGATCGTCGGGCTGCATCCGGTCGTAGGGCAGGGACGAGGGCGTGATCAGGAAGCCGTCGCCGAACCGGACGGACAGGTTGCCGGCCGTCCCCTGGTTGATGCCGGTCGCGTTCATCTGGCGGCAGGTCTCCACCATCTCGCGGCGCAGGTCCTGGCCGTCGGTGTGCTGTGTCATGGCGTTTCCAGTCTGGTCGTTGTCGAGGATGTCGTCGTCGGGGCCGCGCGGGCCAGTTCCAGCCAGCGGGCGCGGTAGTCCGCCAGGCCGGGAAGGTCCGGCAGGGGCGGCTTCTCCAGGGCTATGGGGACCGGCGAGGCGCGCCCGGCATGGCCGGCGAGCAGGGCCGATCCCGCGGCGGTGCCCTGGGAATCGAGGTTGAACAGGGTCTCGGCGCCGGGATGGCGGGTGCGGCGGAATGCTGCCACCAGCCCGGCATAGAGCGGGTCGCGCACGAAGCTGCCGTCCAGCACCACCAGCCGGTCGCTTCCCAGCGCGTCCAGGCACACGCTGGTCAGCAGGGCGGTGTAGAGCACGGCCAGCGCCCGCCGCTCCGCCGGGCTCTCCGGCGGCGGGCCGGCGATCCGGCCGGTCCCGGCGCTGCCCGGGAACATCCCGTCCTCGCCGCCGAAGGAGGGCAGGGCGAGGGTGCCGGCCGCCACCAGCCGGGCGACAAGGCCGGCGTCGGCCCGCTCGCCCGTCCCCTCGGTGCCGGCGACGCGGGAGAACTCGCGCCCGCCCATGGTCAGCGCGCCGGCCAGAGGGCGGCCCGAAACGTCGGCGTTGCAGGTCATGCCGCGGGCCTCGTCGAGGCGGGCCGGGTCGAAGCGGTCGCTCAGGCCGACGATCCAGGTGCCGGTGGAGACCACCGTCATGTCCGAGTGGCCGGCCGCCTGGTAGCGGTAGAAGTTGGCGCTGCTGTCATGGATCCCGGCCAGCACCTCCAGGTTCGCCGGCAGGTCGGCCGGCAGGCCGTGGCGCCGCGCCAGGTCGGGCCGCAGCCGTCCGACCGCCTTCCAGGCCGGCGCGAAGGGCGGCACCAGCCGGTCCCAGCCGCGCGCCCGGACCAGGGCGGCCGGGCGTCCCTCCGGCACGTTCCACAGGTGCGACTGGGCGCCCAGGATCGTCACCTCGGAAACCGCCGCGCCGCTCAGCCGCCACGCCCAGTATTGCGGCAGGCCCAGGAACCAGCGCGCCCGGGCGAAGGCCTCGGGAAACTCCTCCTCCAGCCACAGCATCTGCCGGGCGAGGTGGGTCGCCCCCAGCATGACCGGGCTGCCGCGCTCCAGGTAGGGTCCGGCCATGCCGGCATAGGCGCGGTCGATCCGGGCGGGCAGCGGCTGCTCGTAGTCGATCATGGGGGCGGCGGGGCCGTCCTCCCCGACCAGCACGCCGCCGGAGCCGTGGCCGCAGGCGACGAAGGCGCCGAGCCGGTGGCGGGCGGCGAAGCCGCGCAGGCCGTCCAGCAGCCATTCCTCCTGCCCGGCCAGGTCGTGGTGGCGGTAGGGCGGGCCGTCGCGGGTCGCGTTGGGCGTGGAGATCGTCTCCAGGATCGCGCCCGCGCGGGTCGCGACGTTCAGCTTCACGTTGGTCTTGCCGATGTCGAAGACGGCGACCCTGGTTTCCTCGCGGGCCTTGTCGTTCTCGTCCTTCACGCTCTGAACTCCTCCCTCAGGGCCCGGTAGAGCCGCCGGAACCGGACGAAGCCGTCGCCATAGGCGGCATGCAGCGCGGGGTCCGGCTCGGTCACGTCGAGCACCGGCGGCTTGACGCAGACGTCGGCGACGGCCTCCCCCGTCGCCGCGATCCGGGCGAGGCGGGCGGCGCCGAACGCCGGGCCGGCCTCGCTGCCGGCATAGCGGATGACCGGGATGCCGAGCGCCGAGGCGATGATCCGGGTCCAGAACGCGCTGCGGGCGCCGCCGCCGATGATCGCCGCCCGGCCCACCGGCGTTCCCGCCGCCTCCAGGCAGTCCCGCGCCTCGCGCAGCGACAGGGCGACGCCTTCCAGCACCGCCTGCATCACGTCGGTCGGCTGCGTGTCGGGGGCCAGCCCGAACAGCACGCCGCGCGCGTGCGGGTCGTCGTGGGGCGTCCTTTCCCCCGCCAGGTAGGGCAGGAACAGCAGCCGCCCGGGCCCCCGGAAGCCGGCCTCCGTCCGCGCCAGCAGCTCCCCGATGTCGGGGGATCCGACCAGCCGGGCCGCCCATTCCACCGTGCTGGCGCCGTTGAGCAGCGCCGCCATCTGGAACCAGGTGCCCGGCAGGGTGTGGGCGAAGCCGTGGATCAGGGTCTCCGGCGCCGGCCGGTAGGCGCCGGTCGTCACGAAGACCTGGGCCGAGGTGCCGAGCGAGACGAAGGCGTCGCCGTCCGCGATGGCGCCGATGCCGACCGCACCCGCCGCGGCGTCGCCGGCCCCGCCGGCCACGGGGATCTCCCGGCCGGCGAATCCCCACTCCCGCGCGACCGCCGGGGAGAGCGTGCCGGCCGGCTCGGTCCCCTCGGCCAGCCGGGGCATCCGGCCCGCGTCGAGCCCGCAGGCCGCCAGGAGCGCCGGCGACCATGCCCGCGCCGCCTCGTCCAGCAGGAGCGAGCCGGCGGCGTCGGACGGGTCGGTCACCGCCTCGCCGGTCAGCTTCAGCCGGACATAGTCCTTGGGCAGCATGACGCGCCGGATGCGGCGGAACAGTTCCGGCTCGTGCCGCCGGACCCACAGCAGCTTCGGCGCGGTCAGGCCGGGCATGGCGGTGATGCCGGCGATCCGGCCCAGGCCGGGGACCAGGGCTTCCAGCTCGGCGCATTCCGCCGATGCCCTGCCGTCGTTCCACAGGATGGCGGGGCGCAGCGGCCGGTCGTCGCCGTCCAGCAGCACGGCGCCGTGCATCTGCCCGGACAGGCCGATCCCGGCGACGGCGGCGAAGGCATCCGGGGCCGCCCGGCGGACCTCCGCCACGGCGTCCAGGGTCGCCCGCCACCAGATGTCCGGATGCTGCTCCGACCACAGCGGACGGGGACGGGACGTGGAGAGCGGCACCGTTGCCGTCGCGAGCGGCGCCTGGGCGCCGTCCACCAGCACCACCTTGACGGCCGAGGTGCCGATGTCGATGCCCAGCCAAGCCGGGGCGCGCGGATCAGGCATTCCGGACATCCCCGGCCACCGGCCCGAACCGGGGCGGGATCCGGGTCATCGGGAACTCGTCGGGGCGGTACTGCTCGATATAGGCGAAACCCTGCTCGATCATGGCCTCCACGTTCTGGCGCAGCATGGTGACGGGGAAGGGAAGGAACGCCGCGAACGGGTCCCAGTCGAAGCAGCCGATGAAGCGGCCGTGGAAGGCGGCCCGGTCCAGCGACTGGAAGAACTGGACCGCCCCCTCGAAGGCGGTGATGGAATTGACGAACAGCCCGGCCGGCATCCCGCCGAGCCTGCGGCACAGGTCCTCGGCCGCGCGGCGGGCGACCGGCGGCGAGTAGCCGCAGGGGTGGATCCGGTCGTCGCGCAGGGGCAGGCCGCGGGCGGCCAGGGCCTCCCGGAACCCGGCGACGCGCTCCTCCGTCGCGTATTCGCCGGCGACTCCGCCCAGGAAATGGATCTCCTCCCCGGCGGTCCCGCCGGTGCCGCGATCGGCGGCGGCGATCTTGTCCAGCAGGACGTCGGTCAGCATGCGGGCGCCGCCCCGGTTGTCGCTGACCACCGAGGGCGCGTTGGCGCCGGGCAGGTCTATGTTGACGCAGGGGATCCCGGCGGCATGGCACAGGTCGTTCAGCGGCTCCGGCCGGGCCACGCCGACGATGAACAGGAACTCGACCTGGTGGGACAGCAGCCGCTCGACCACCTCGCGCTCGGTCTCCGGCTGGCGCTGGGTGCTGACCACCATCGGGCAGAACCCGCGCGCCCGGGCGCCGGCCTCGAACGTCTCCGACAGGCCGGCGAAGAAGCGGTTGCGGTAGTGCGGCATGATCATGCCGGCCAGGCCGGAGCGCGCCAGCCGCAGCCCGCGCGCCTTCATGTTGGTGGTGTAGCCGATGTCCCGCGCGGCGCCGAGCACGCGGGCCGCGGTCGCCTCGCTGATGCGATAGCGCTGCCACGTGCCGTTCAGCACCATGCTGACGGTCGCCGGCGACGTTCCCGTGGACGTCGCGATGTCGTAGATGGTGGACTTCCGCCCCCGGTCCGACGCCATGCCGCGCTGTTCCTCCCCCGTGCTCCCGCTTGGCGCCCATTCCGGCCGCGGGTGATTCATGGGGAGCATGATAAAGCATCATGACCCGGTTTGCTAAATGGATTTAGCGGTCAGTACCCGATCGGGACGATCCGCCCGGGACAGCTGATCCGATGCGTTGCGCCATGGGCGCAACCTACGACCGTCGGCCCGCATCACCTCCGCCCTCCATCAAGTCGTAGGTTGCGCCCATGGCGCAACACTGTACGGCGAGTGGAACGGCTGGCTGCGAGGACCGGGCGATGAACGGGGGAGGGACGCCGCCCCTCCGCCCGGCACCGGCGGATCAGCGGACCAGCACCTCCGCGGCGTCCTTGGTCCGGGTCACGAGCTGGGCGGCCTGGTGGACCGCGGAGGAGATCTCCCGGATGTTGGCGGAGACGGTCGAGACCGCGGCCGAGGCGCTCTGCATGTTGGACGACATGCTCATGGTCACGGCGCTCTGCTCCTCCACCGCGGAAGCCGTGCCTGTAACATGGTCGCGCACGGCCGAGATGGCGTGCCGGATCGTGTCGAGCGCGCCGACGACCTCGCCCGAGGTGCCCTGGATCCCGTCGATCTCCTGCGAGATCTGCTCGGTCGCCTTGGCCGCCTGGTTGGCCAGGTTCTTGACTTCGGAAGCGACCACGGCGAAGCCCTTGCCCGATTCGCCGGCCCGCGCCGCCTCGATCGTGGCGTTCAGCGCCAGCAGGTTGATCTGCCCTGCGATGTTCTGGATCAGGCTGACGATGCCGTTCATCGCCTGGGCGGCGTTGGTCAGCTTCTCCGTGCTCAGGCCGGCGTTCACCGCGTGGTCGAACGCCTCGTCGGTGGCGGAGCGGGACTTCGCCATGCTCTGGGAGATCTCGGAGATGGAGGCGGCGAGCTGCTCCGCGCTGGCGGCGACCATCTGGACATTGTTGGAGGTCTCGTCGGCCGCCAGGGAGGCCGAGCGCGCTTCCGAGCTGGACCGCTCGACGGCTCCGTCGATCTCGCCGAAGTTCTCGTCGATCAGGACCTTGAAGTTGGACAGCAGCTTCACCTGGGCCGTGATGTCGGTCGCGAACTTCACGACCTTGGTGACCTTGCCGTTGATGTCGAGGATCGGGTTGTAGGACGCCTCGATCCAGACGGGCTGGCCGTTCTTGCCGATCCGCTTGTACTGCCCGGCCAGGAACCGGCCCCGCCTGAGGTGCTCCCAGAACTCCGCATAGGCTCGGCTTTCCCGGTAGTCCGGCTCGACGAACATGGAATGATGCCGGCCCTGGATTTCCGCCAGGGAGTACCCGGTGACCTTCTGGAAATTCTCGTTGGCCGTCAGGATGGTACCGTCCGGCGCGAACTCGATCACCGCCTGGGACTTGTTCACGGCGACGAAATGGGCCTCGTAGTCCAGGTTCAGAAGCCGCTCCTTGGCGTCGGCCCATTCCACGACGAATCCGATCCGCTGCCGTCGCTCGAACAGCGGCGTGAGGTTCAGGTCGAACACGCGCTTGCCGACCCGGATGGTGGCGGCGTGCGGCTTCTCCAGGGCCATCAGCATGGCGCGCTGGTGGCCGGGATTCTTGTGGAAGACGTCGATGTTGCTGCCGATCAGGGTGGCGACGCTGAAGCTCGGCAGTTCCTTCTTCAGGTCCTCCTCGGCTTCGCGCATCAGCTCGACCACCGACGGGTTCATGTAGATGATGTTGAGGCCGCCATCGGCGACCATGACGTTGGAGCGTAGCGCATCCAGCGCCGCGATCCGGGTGGTGAGCGCCCTGTCGGTCTTGAACATCTTGAACATTGTTTCGATCCCTCCGCGAAAGCGATTTCCCGTGCTCGTGATGCCGGCCCGGCGACCGCCGGCCCGGCCGTGTCATGCCGCCTGGATGCCCGCGAGGAACCGCTCGACCTCGGTCCGCAGCATCTCGGCCTGGTGCGCCAGCTCGCCCGCGGCACCCAGCACCTGGCTGGCTGCGGCTCCCGCCTGCTGGGACGCCTGGCTGACCCGGGAGACGTTCTGCGATACTTCCCGGGTGCCTGCGGCGGCCTGGACGACGTTGCGGGAGATCTCCGCCGTCGCCGCCGTCTGCTCCTCGACCGCCGCGGCTATGGTGGTCGAGCTGTCGTTGATCTCGCGGATCGTGACGCCGATCCCCCGGATCGCCGTGACCACCGCCCCGGTGGCCCCCTGCATCGCGCCGATCTGGCCGGAAATCTCCTCCGTCGCCCGGCTGGTCTGGTTGGCCAGGCTCTTCACTTCGCTCGCCACGACGGCGAAGCCCTTGCCGGTCTCTCCCGCGCGGGCGGCCTCGATCGTCGCGTTCAGCGCCAGCAGGTTGGTCTGACTGGCGATGTCGGCGATCAGGTCGATCACCTCGTTGATCTTCTGCGCGGCGTCGGCCAGGCCCTGCACCGTCGCGTCGGTCTGCGCCGCCTGCTCGACCGCCTGGTTGGCGACGGTGTTGGAACGGGTGACCTGGCGGGCGATCTCCTGGAGCGAGCCGCTCATCTCTTCCGCCGCCGAGGCGACGGTCTGGACGTTGTTGGAGGTCTGCTCCGCCGCCGCGGCCGAAGCGGTCGCCTGCCGGTCCGTTTCCTCCGCGATCGCGGCCATGCTCTGAGCGGTGCCGTCCAGTTCGGTCGCGGCCGAGGAGACGGTGCGCAGGATCGACGAGACGGAACTGTCGAACGCGCCGACCAGCCTCACGATCTCGGCGGCCCGCGCCTCCTTCCCCGCCTGCTCGGCCTTCTGCTCCTCGGCAAGCCGGTGGGCGGTGATGGCGTTCCGCTTGAAGACGTCGACCGCCTCGGCCATGGAGCCGATCTCGTCCCGCCGTCCCACGCCGGGAATATCGACCTCCCGGTCCCCCTCGGCGAGGCGCCTCATCACGTCGGTCATCCGCACGATGGGCCGCGAGATCGCCCGGCCGCTCGCCCAGGCGAGCGCCGCCCCGAGCAGGAACCCGGCGCAGGACAGGGCGACGATCAGCCGCTTCGTGACGGAGACGGAGTCGACCGTTTCCGTTTCGACCCTGAGCTCCTCCTCCGCGGCGGTGTCGCGGACATGGGCTGCGGTGGCGGTCAGCATGTTGCCCATCTCGAGCATCGGGCCGTTGATCCGGTGCTCGATGGCGCCGCTCAATTCGACCACCCGATCGAAGCTCCTGCGGTATTCCGCCGCCAGGTCGCGGGTCCGGGCGACGGTGTTGCCGTAGGATCGGCCGGCGGAGGCGGAGGACAGGACGGCGAGCACCCGCTCCAGCCCGGCGAGCCGGTCCGCCGCCGAGGCGGCCGACGCCTTGTCGTGCCGCGCCAGCATCCTGTTGGCGGCCAGTTCCGCCTTCAACAGGGTTTCGAGCGCGGAGCCGGTCAGCGTGACGGCGTCGCTGTTGCCGTCCTTGACCGCCACCAGCCGCGCTTCCTCCAGCGCCTCCATCACGGCGTTCCCCGTGGGGTCGAGCACCTCGCGGACCAGCCTGTCCGCCTCGGTCTTCCAGGCCACGATGTCGTCGAAACTCCGGGTATAGGCGTCGGCCTTCCCGCGGCTCTCCGTCAGGTCGCCCCTGAGATCCGGGTCCGACACGAGGGTCAGGCCATGGTCGAGGCCGGCCCGCAGCCGCCCCATCGCGGCGCGCGCCGCTTCCGCATGGTCGCCCTGGCCGGTGACGGCGTATTCCCGGACCAGCCGGCGGACCTCGCTCATGTCGCGGTCGATGGTCCGGGCCGTATCGACGATCCTGACCGTCCCGGCGTAATCCTGGAAGGCATCGCCGATCGTGGCGAGGGAATCGACGCTCTGGACCGACAGGGCGCCCAGGATGACCAGCACGGCGCCCGAGACGAAGCCGATCTTCGTTCCGACTTTCAGGTTCTCGAAGGCCCTGCCGAAGCGGGCTCCATGGACGGGCATGGTATTCTCTCCTTGGGAAAGCCGGTTCAGAAGGATTCGAGCAGGAAGCGCCGGTTGCGCCCCTGCACCGGCCGCGCGTTGTTCATGAACAGGGCCGCGAACTGCGCGATCTGGGCCGTCGAGGCCTCGATCGGGCTGGCGAACACGATCCAGGTGACCCCCTCGGAGCAGGGGGGCGACGTGAGCGAACCCGCGTAGCGGAAATAGGAGCGCGCTTCCGGCAGCAGGGCGGCGGGGTCGAACATCCCGGCCGGCGCGGCCTCGCCGCCGGTCTTGATCGGCATCACGTCCCACAGGGGCGTGAGCGCGGGGTTCGCCGAGCCCGGAGTGACGAAGACCGCGACGGCCGCGACGGTCCCGGTCGCCGACTTGTGGATGAAGTGGCACTCCATCTGGAAGGCCTTGCCCGAGACCAGATGTTCCGACGGATGGTGGAAGTGGAACTGCACGAGATCGTACCGGGTGCCCGCTATGTTGGTATGGCAACCGGGCCCGCAGCTCGCCTGGATGGTATTGCCGTCGTTGACGACATGGACCGGCACCTTCGAGTACGAGATGTCGAGCTGTCCCATCTCGGCCCGGATCGCCCCGTCGAGGTCGATCGGCGTCTGCTCCAGGCCCAGCGAGCAGGAGCGGAACTCGGGCGTCAGCTCGCCCCAATGCTCCGGACCGTTGTCGCCGTGGTAGGACCAGGGAGGCGAGGCATTGTCCCGGGCCGGCTCTCCGGCCCGGGCGATCGCGGAGCAGATCGGGCATGCCGCGACTCCTCCGGCCGTCAGGTGCCGTAACAGGGTGCGACGATTCAGAAGGGTGGAACCAGGCATGATCTTCTCCAGGCAGCCGGGGCGTCCCCGGCGGAGTCCGTCCGGACCCCTTTCGGTCCGGACGGACTCCGCCGGCGTGTTCGAAGGGCGACGGCGGAGAAGCCTTCCGCGGCGAGGCCCATGCGGCGCGGAGAAGCGAGAATGATACCATTTCAAGGTAATCATTTCGGAATATGTCGAAGGTGATGTCGGTGGCTGCGTCCTGTCCCGGAAGGATGCCGCAGCAGAACCCAGAGCCGTAGCCAGTCAGGATTCTTAAGATTACCGCGCGTTCACCACACGGACGTCATGGCATTTTGCGAAAATGCGTCGAACAATGCGCAAAAGTGGTGCGCGGCGCGGGTCGAATCCTTCCCCGACCGGTTGTTTTCACTGCATTTTGCGAATAGGGGCCGGCCGCGGATCGTCAACCCGGAAAGGCCCGAGGGACCAGGTTCTTCGG
This is a stretch of genomic DNA from Skermanella sp. TT6. It encodes these proteins:
- the xylB gene encoding xylulokinase, encoding MPDPRAPAWLGIDIGTSAVKVVLVDGAQAPLATATVPLSTSRPRPLWSEQHPDIWWRATLDAVAEVRRAAPDAFAAVAGIGLSGQMHGAVLLDGDDRPLRPAILWNDGRASAECAELEALVPGLGRIAGITAMPGLTAPKLLWVRRHEPELFRRIRRVMLPKDYVRLKLTGEAVTDPSDAAGSLLLDEAARAWSPALLAACGLDAGRMPRLAEGTEPAGTLSPAVAREWGFAGREIPVAGGAGDAAAGAVGIGAIADGDAFVSLGTSAQVFVTTGAYRPAPETLIHGFAHTLPGTWFQMAALLNGASTVEWAARLVGSPDIGELLARTEAGFRGPGRLLFLPYLAGERTPHDDPHARGVLFGLAPDTQPTDVMQAVLEGVALSLREARDCLEAAGTPVGRAAIIGGGARSAFWTRIIASALGIPVIRYAGSEAGPAFGAARLARIAATGEAVADVCVKPPVLDVTEPDPALHAAYGDGFVRFRRLYRALREEFRA
- a CDS encoding LacI family DNA-binding transcriptional regulator; the protein is MASDRGRKSTIYDIATSTGTSPATVSMVLNGTWQRYRISEATAARVLGAARDIGYTTNMKARGLRLARSGLAGMIMPHYRNRFFAGLSETFEAGARARGFCPMVVSTQRQPETEREVVERLLSHQVEFLFIVGVARPEPLNDLCHAAGIPCVNIDLPGANAPSVVSDNRGGARMLTDVLLDKIAAADRGTGGTAGEEIHFLGGVAGEYATEERVAGFREALAARGLPLRDDRIHPCGYSPPVARRAAEDLCRRLGGMPAGLFVNSITAFEGAVQFFQSLDRAAFHGRFIGCFDWDPFAAFLPFPVTMLRQNVEAMIEQGFAYIEQYRPDEFPMTRIPPRFGPVAGDVRNA
- a CDS encoding PAS domain-containing methyl-accepting chemotaxis protein, which gives rise to MFKMFKTDRALTTRIAALDALRSNVMVADGGLNIIYMNPSVVELMREAEEDLKKELPSFSVATLIGSNIDVFHKNPGHQRAMLMALEKPHAATIRVGKRVFDLNLTPLFERRQRIGFVVEWADAKERLLNLDYEAHFVAVNKSQAVIEFAPDGTILTANENFQKVTGYSLAEIQGRHHSMFVEPDYRESRAYAEFWEHLRRGRFLAGQYKRIGKNGQPVWIEASYNPILDINGKVTKVVKFATDITAQVKLLSNFKVLIDENFGEIDGAVERSSSEARSASLAADETSNNVQMVAASAEQLAASISEISQSMAKSRSATDEAFDHAVNAGLSTEKLTNAAQAMNGIVSLIQNIAGQINLLALNATIEAARAGESGKGFAVVASEVKNLANQAAKATEQISQEIDGIQGTSGEVVGALDTIRHAISAVRDHVTGTASAVEEQSAVTMSMSSNMQSASAAVSTVSANIREISSAVHQAAQLVTRTKDAAEVLVR
- a CDS encoding carbonic anhydrase produces the protein MPGSTLLNRRTLLRHLTAGGVAACPICSAIARAGEPARDNASPPWSYHGDNGPEHWGELTPEFRSCSLGLEQTPIDLDGAIRAEMGQLDISYSKVPVHVVNDGNTIQASCGPGCHTNIAGTRYDLVQFHFHHPSEHLVSGKAFQMECHFIHKSATGTVAAVAVFVTPGSANPALTPLWDVMPIKTGGEAAPAGMFDPAALLPEARSYFRYAGSLTSPPCSEGVTWIVFASPIEASTAQIAQFAALFMNNARPVQGRNRRFLLESF